The Emys orbicularis isolate rEmyOrb1 chromosome 14, rEmyOrb1.hap1, whole genome shotgun sequence genome includes a region encoding these proteins:
- the SLC38A7 gene encoding sodium-coupled neutral amino acid transporter 7 produces MAQHNVGINREYGDWDWSADAGERARLLQSPNVETGLKSDEGQRPGAGTTSTLGAVFIVVNAALGAGLLNFPAAFSTAGGVAAGIALQMSLLVFIIGGLVILAYCSRASNERTYQEVVWAVCGKVPGVLCEVAIAVYTFGTCIAFLIIIGDQQDKIIAALVKDPQGAGGSHWYADRKFTISITAFLLILPLSIPKEIGFQKYASSLSVIGTWYVTAVVIIKYIWPDKEITPGHIPTRPSSWMAVFNAMPTICFGFQCHVSSVPVFNSMKRPEVKPWGAVVTAAMVIALSVYAGTGICGFLTFGASVDQDVLLSYPSDDVPVAIARAFIILCVLTSYPILHFCGRAVLEGLWLRYKGETVEEDVVRERRRRVFQTVCWFLLTLLLALFIPDIGKVISLIGGLAACFIFVFPGLCLIQAKLSEIQETRSTSWWALVSYGTFMVTLGAFIFGQTTANAIFVDVMA; encoded by the exons ATGGCCCAGCACAATGTGGGGATCAACAGGGAGTacggagactgggactggagcgCGGACGCCGGGGAGCGGGCAAGGCTGCTGCAGAGCCCCAATGTGGAGACCGGGCTGAAGAGCGACGAGGGGCAGAGACCCGGAGCGGGGACCACCTCCACCCTCGGGGCCGTCTTCATTGTGGTGAACGCTGCCCTCGGGGCTGGGCTGCTCAACTTCCCTGCAGCCTTCAGCACTGCGGGCGGCGTGGCCGCAGGGATCGCGCTGCAGATG tCCCTGCTGGTGTTCATTATCGGAGGGCTGGTGATCCTGGCTTACTGCTCGCGGGCCAGCAACGAGCGCACGTACCAGGAAGTGGTGTGGGCTGTGTGCGGCAAGGTCCCCGGCGTGCTCTGTGAGGTCGCCATCGCCGTCTACACCTTTGGCACCTGCATCGCCTTCCTCATCATCATCGGGGACCAGCAGGACAAGA TCATTGCTGCGCTGGTGAAGGAtccccagggggcagggggcagccactGGTACGCAGACCGCAAGTTCACCATCAGCATCACGGCCTTCCTCCTAATCCTGCCCCTCTCCATCCCAAAGGAGATTGGCTTCCAGAAATACGCCAG CTCCCTGAGCGTGATTGGCACCTGGTATGTCACCGCTGTCGTCATCATCAAATACATCTGGCCTGACAAGGAGATCACCCCAGGGCACATCCCCACGCG CCCCTCCTCCTGGATGGCCGTGTTCAACGCCATGCCCACCATCTGCTTCGGATTCCAG TGCCACGTGAGCAGCGTGCCCGTCTTCAACAGTATGAAGCGGCCCGAGGTGAAGCCGTGGGGAGCGGTGGTGACAGCAGCCATGGTTATCGCTCTCTCTGTCTACGCAGGGACAG gGATCTGCGGGTTCCTGACGTTTGGCGCGAGCGTGGACCAGGATGTGCTGCTGTCCTACCCCTCCGACGATGTCCCCGTTGCCATTGCACGGGCCTTCATCATCCTCTGCGTGCTGACGTCCTACCCCATCCTGCACTTCTGCGGCAG GGCCGTGCTAGAGGGGCTCTGGCTACGCTACAAGGGGGAAACGGTGGAGGAAGATGTGGTCCGCGAGAGGCGCCGACGTGTGTTCCAGACAGTCTGCTGGTTTCTCCTGACTCTCCTCCTGGCCTTGTTCATCCCAGATATCGGCAAAGTCATCTCTCTCATCGGGGGCCTGGCTGCCTGCTTCATCTTCGTCTTCCCGG GACTATGCCTGATTCAAGCCAAACTTTCTGAAATCCAGGAAACCAGGTCAACCAG CTGGTGGGCGCTGGTCAGCTATGGGACGTTTATGGTCACGCTTGGAGCCTTCATCTTTGGACAAACCACTGCCAATGCCATCTTTGTGGATGTGATGGCCTGA